In a genomic window of Ipomoea triloba cultivar NCNSP0323 chromosome 3, ASM357664v1:
- the LOC116013876 gene encoding probable E3 ubiquitin-protein ligase XBOS32 — MSMRFLSLVGNSFGCSASGERLVTAARDGDIQEAKALLDYNPRLARYSTFGVRNSPLHYSAAQGHHEIVTLLLKSGVDINLRNYRGQTALMQACQYGHWEVVQTLILYKANIHRADYLNGGTALHLAALNGHSRCVRLLLADYVPSTPNFYHVMKKRSRNKDFTSELDEGALYEVINRPADGGITALHMATLNGHAETVQLLLDLGASVSEVTVEDGSTIDLIGAGSTPLHYAACGGNAQCCQLLIARGATLTARNANGWTPLMVAQSWHRDWLHEILSSQPENPPQPLPSPYLCLPLMNIVNIARECGWTTNNPPLAIDPCVVCLERKCTVAAEGCFHEFCTQCALYLCSTSTTSTTGHGPPGAIPCPLCRHGIVSFVKLADTKPAAKETARTNMSLPFCSCSADGQELDPIDIAFSKPDFYCARVSPSSSFRSSSFQKFPLAKFTPGLCMGVQETSPSLVSSNDRRSVDNNLTRCSRSSFRRSNTERRRWLCSFSQSVETGNSRC, encoded by the exons ATGAGTATGAGATTTTTGAGTCTTGTGGGCAATTCTTTTGGATGTTCCGCCTCTGGAGAACGGCTGGTTACTGCGGCAAGAGATGGGGATATTCAGGAAGCCAAGGCTTTGTTAGACTATAATCCTCGTTTGGCAAGGTATTCAACCTTCGGTGTTCGCAATTCGCCCCTTCACTATTCTGCTGCCCAAGGTCACCATGAg ATTGTTACTCTCTTGCTCAAGTCTGGAGTTGACATCAACCTCAGGAACTACCGTGGGCAG ACAGCTTTGATGCAAGCTTGTCAATATGGTCACTGGGAGGTTGTTCAGACTCTAATTCTTTATAAAGCCAAT ATCCACAGGGCTGACTATCTCAATGGAGGTACAGCACTCCATTTAGCTGCTCTAAATGGACATTCTCGTTGTGTACGGCTTTTACTTGCTGATTATGTTCCAAGTACCCCTAACTTTTATCACGTTATGAAAAAAAGatcaagaaataaagattttacATCAGAACTTGATGAAGG TGCACTTTATGAGGTGATCAACAGACCAGCTGACGGAGGCATCACTGCTCTTCATATGGCTACTTTGAATGGGCATGCTGAAACTGTGCAGTTACTGCTGGATTTGGGGGCCTCTGTTAGTGAGGTTACTGTGGAAGATGGCTCTACAATTGATTTAATAG GTGCAGGAAGCACGCCACTTCACTATGCTGCTTGTGGTGGAAATGCCCAGTGTTGTCAG CTCTTGATTGCCAGGGGTGCCACTCTCACTGCCAGAAATGCTAATGG ATGGACCCCTTTGATGGTTGCTCAGTCATGGCACAGAGATTGGCTACATGAGATTCTAAGCTCTCAACCAGAAAATCCACCGCAGCCACTTCCTTCTCCATATTTATGTCTACCTCTAATGAACATTGTTAATATTGCTAG AGAATGTGGATGGACAACAAACAATCCACCTCTCGCAATAGACccttgtgttgtttgtttggaaAGAAAGTGCACAGTTGCTGCAGaag GTTGTTTTCATGAGTTCTGCACACAATGTGCTTTGTATTTATGCTCCACGAGTACTACCTCAACTACAGGTCATGGCCCTCCAGGCGCAATTCCCTGCCCATTATGCCGGCATGGTATCGTTTCATTTGTTAAGCTGGCAGATACAAAGCCAGCTGCCAAGGAAACTGCTAGAACAAATATGTCATTGCCGTTTTGCAGCTGCTCAGCTGATGGTCAAGAACTTGATCCAATAGACATTGCATTTTCCAAGCCCGATTTTTATTGTGCCCGGGTTTCTCCCAGTTCGTCCTTTCGCTCATCAAGCTTCCAAAAGTTTCCACTGGCTAAATTCACCCCCGGACTGTGTATGGGAGTTCAAGAAACTAGTCCATCTTTAGTCTCGAGCAATGATCGAAGAAGCGTGGATAACAATTTGACTAGGTGTTCAAGATCCAGCTTTCGCCGTTCAAATACTGAACGAAGGCGCTGGTTATGCTCATTTAGCCAATCCGTTGAAACTGGAAACAGCAGATGCTGA